A section of the Thunnus albacares chromosome 6, fThuAlb1.1, whole genome shotgun sequence genome encodes:
- the sptssb gene encoding serine palmitoyltransferase small subunit B — protein MICEPARRMNFKNLREYLAWLYYQYLLITGIYVLEPWEKSIFNSILFSAIAMVIYTSYVFVPIHVRLALEFFSGICGGQPESTMALMN, from the exons ATGATCTGTGAGCCAG cCCGCAGGATGAACTTCAAGAACTTGAGGGAGTACCTGGCCTGGCTGTACTACCAGTACCTTCTCATCACAGGCATCTATGTCCTGGAGCCGTGGGAAAAGTCCATCTTTAACTCCATCCTCTTCTCTGCCATCGCCATGGTGATCTACACCTCATATGTCTTTGTGCCCATTCACGTACGTCTGGCATTGGAGTTTTTCTCTGGCATCTGCGGTGGACAGCCTGAGAGCACCATGGCACTCATGAACTAA